A segment of the uncultured Desulfobulbus sp. genome:
GAAGGGGATCGAATTCTGATGGAAACCACGCCCTCGACTGCAGATCAAGGTTGCCAGATCAACTATTTGATTCTCGCGCTTACCACTCGCTGCAATCTGCGCTGCCGCTACTGCTACCACGGCAGTCTGGAAAATCGATTGGATATGGATCCGGCTACCCTGAGCCAGGTACTGGACCTGGCTGCAAGGGGCTCCGGGCCGCTGCATATTCAGCTGAGCGGCGGCGAGCCCTGCCTGGTGCCTGAGCTGATAGAGAGGGCCTGCCGCGAGGCCCGTCAGATATCCCGCCCCATGAGCATGGGCATTCAGGTGAACGGCACCTGCCTCAACAGGCAGGTCATCGGCCTGATTCGGGAATACCGTCTGCAGGTGGGAGTGAGTCTCGACGGCACGCCCAAGGTGCAGGAGGCCCTTCGCGGTCGGGCCTCCGAGACCCTGCGCGGCCTGATGCTCCTGGAGCGGGAGGAGATTCCCTTTCGGGTCACCACGGTGATCAGCCAGGAAAACGTCGGCCAGTTGGACCGGCTGGCCCTGCTCCTGGGCGGGTTTCGTCAGGCTCGGGGGATCGGTCTTGATCTGCTGGTCTGCAAGGGAAATTGTGCAGAGCGCAACGATGCACCGGCCCCTGCGGAGGCAGATGCCCTGGTCCGTGGGCTTCAAGGGCTGACCAGGACACTGGATGAGATCAATTGCAGGAGAAGCATTCCCCTGCGATTGCGGGAATGGGATCTGGTGCGGCACATGCTGGCACGCCGTGAACCACAGCAGAATCGGGTCTTCTGTCAGGCCGCCCAGGGCGCGAGCCTGGCCGTTCATCCCGATGGCCGCTTGTTTCCCTGTGGGCAAAGCCTTGGCGATGAACGATTTGCCGCAAACCTTGCAGAGGTGGGCAATCGTCCCTGCTTGCCGCCGACTTCGCTCCGCTCACTGCACAAAGACTGTTCGGGCTGCCCGCTTGAGCACTGTTGTCCGGGCGACTGCCCCAGCCGCCTGTTCTATAATCCTCCGGCGGTTCGGAAGTTGGCCTGTACCCTCTACCAGACCCTGGCGGCGGCCTGCGGCAACGAGCAAACCGAGACCGCCGTTTCTTCCAATTTTTCCAATGACGGATTGATCCATGAACGGAGGCATCCATGTCGTCTTTAAAGCTTGGATTGTTGCATCTGGCCATCCAGCACAAGAAACCTGAACACAACCGCCAACAGCTTTTTGACCTCTGCCGGGAAGCCGGAGAACGCGGTATGCAGCTGATCGCCGCCCCGGAACTGGCCATATCCGGATACTCCTTTGCGAGCATTCGCGACATGGAACCCTACGCAGAGACTCTCAAAGGGCCGACCTTGACCGGGATGGCCGTAATATGTCGAGAGTACTCCATGTACGCCTGTATCGGTATGGCCGAGCGGGACCCGGACAGCGGTATTCTCTACAACAGCGCCTTTGTGATCGATCCGCAGGGTGCTGTCGTTTGCCGCTATCGGAAGATGAACGCCGAATTCCGCTGGGCCTGTCCCGGCAATCCCTGCGATGACAACACCTTTCTCACCCCCTGGGGACGGGTCGGGGTGCTGATCTGCTCGGATTGCTACCACAGCCTGATGCCGCGGGTGACTGCCCTGCGCGGGGCCAATCTGCTCTTGGTGCTGGCCAACTGGCCGCCGGTGGGTGAGCTCGATCCTGTGGAGATTTGGCGGGCGCGGGCTGTGGAAAACGGCCTCTATGTCGCGGTCTGCAACCGTACCGGTCTCGATGCCACCATGGATTGCCGCAAGGGTCCTTCGGCCCTGATCAGTAACCAGGGCGCCATTCATCTGCAGAAAGTAGTACGAAAATCCAAGTTGGTGCGGGCCAGTGTGCCGTTGAACAGTGATCAGAGTCTCAAGGGGGGGCACCGGCTCAAGCGATTGGCAAACCGGCACCATGAGCACATGCACGCCTGTTATCTCAATCGTGCCGGCATCAGCGATCTGACATCTTTACTGCAACTGCCACGAACCGGTCAGTTGCAACTCTGCTGTCATTGTCCTGATCCGAAAATCGGCATGCGCCCGACCCTGTCGCAGATCGAGGCAAGCAGTGGTACCGCCGCCACCCTCCATATCCTGCCGACCGGCCATTATGACGACACCGATATCGACGGCCTGCGCATCTGGTGCGCGGCCACCGGGCACAAGGTGGTGCTCAGCAGAAGCAGTGAAAGCGGGGAAAGTTTGTACTGGTTTGACGGCAAGGAGCAGCCCCGGTTCCGTTCATGGGACAGTGAGCATGGCGATGAGGACGAGGAGGGCGATTTTCCGGTGTTTGATTGCGGCGCCGCCCGGGTTCATCTCGTGCCCGGTTGCGGTCTCTATCATCCGGAGCTGTTTTTGGCCTGTGCCAAACAGGGGGCGGATCTGGTGATCCTCTTCAACCGGAGCTTCAACGACAAGCTGTGTCTGTTGGCCGGTGCCCGCACCATCGAACAGGTGGCGGTCGCCCTCTGTTCCCCCCAGGGGGCCGGAATCTGGACAACGCCGGAGGGGCACCAGCGCTGGGGGGAAATGCTGGCCGGTCCGGGCGAGCATTGCACCGCGATCCTCGATACCTGCAGGACCCGCACCAAACGATTCCAGGAAAGGATCGATTACCGCACCCTGCTCCAGGATCCGCAGACGACGGCCAACAGCGAATCTACGCAGGCACATGCCTAAACCGGAGGTTGCCATGAAAATCGTTTTTCTCCACGGACAGATGTTCCAGTCCCAGACCTGGTCCAGGGCCCATGCAATCCTGCGTGAGGAGGGGATCGAACTCCTCTTTTTCGGCCAGCACAACAAGGCCCGGGAGGCAATCGATCTGCTGCGAGAAGGTGGGGTCGATCTCTGCATTGCCCAGTTGTTTCGCGACATGCCCGGCTATGATGAACTGGTGGACGCAGCCCAGGGAGTTCCCCATCGGATCGATCTTGGACCGCAGACAGAGACCGAGTTCACCACGCTTGCACCTGAGCAGGCGGCGGGTTTCGCCGCCTATCTCCGGCAGGTCTCGCTGGCGAACTTTGTCAATGGCATCCGCTTTTTCGCGGCTGCCATCGGCAGGGAACGGGTCTTTGATCCTCCCGAGGAAGTGCGCACCTGCGGTCTCTACCATCCCAGGCATACGGGGTTGTTTGCCGCCAGCATCGATTACCTCTCCTGGCAGTCTGAACGCCTCGCCCAGGTGGGGGAACGTCCCCTGGTGGCACTGCTCTGCTATTACGGCCAGATCGTCGAGCAGAACCAGGCCGAGATCGATGCCTTGATCGACGCCCTGGAAAAACACGACCTGATGCCCCTGTGCATAGTGACCGAGGGGATGGCCGACAGCAGCCTGCCCCTCGCGCAGCGCTATCCCTGGATCCGTCATATAGAGGATGCAAGACCGCAGATACTCTTGAATCTGTTGGCTGGACGCATCCTCGCCCAGAGCGAGGATGTAAGGCTCCTCAAGGATCTGAACCTGCCGATCGTGCAACTGCTGCGCATCTATCAGCAAAGCCCGGAGCAGTGGCGCCAGGACACCTATGGGTTCGGTACGGGTGCCCAGTCCATGGTGTTCAGCCTCACACAGCCGGAGATGGCCGGGGTGATCG
Coding sequences within it:
- a CDS encoding radical SAM protein, which translates into the protein METTPSTADQGCQINYLILALTTRCNLRCRYCYHGSLENRLDMDPATLSQVLDLAARGSGPLHIQLSGGEPCLVPELIERACREARQISRPMSMGIQVNGTCLNRQVIGLIREYRLQVGVSLDGTPKVQEALRGRASETLRGLMLLEREEIPFRVTTVISQENVGQLDRLALLLGGFRQARGIGLDLLVCKGNCAERNDAPAPAEADALVRGLQGLTRTLDEINCRRSIPLRLREWDLVRHMLARREPQQNRVFCQAAQGASLAVHPDGRLFPCGQSLGDERFAANLAEVGNRPCLPPTSLRSLHKDCSGCPLEHCCPGDCPSRLFYNPPAVRKLACTLYQTLAAACGNEQTETAVSSNFSNDGLIHERRHPCRL
- a CDS encoding nitrilase-related carbon-nitrogen hydrolase, producing MSSLKLGLLHLAIQHKKPEHNRQQLFDLCREAGERGMQLIAAPELAISGYSFASIRDMEPYAETLKGPTLTGMAVICREYSMYACIGMAERDPDSGILYNSAFVIDPQGAVVCRYRKMNAEFRWACPGNPCDDNTFLTPWGRVGVLICSDCYHSLMPRVTALRGANLLLVLANWPPVGELDPVEIWRARAVENGLYVAVCNRTGLDATMDCRKGPSALISNQGAIHLQKVVRKSKLVRASVPLNSDQSLKGGHRLKRLANRHHEHMHACYLNRAGISDLTSLLQLPRTGQLQLCCHCPDPKIGMRPTLSQIEASSGTAATLHILPTGHYDDTDIDGLRIWCAATGHKVVLSRSSESGESLYWFDGKEQPRFRSWDSEHGDEDEEGDFPVFDCGAARVHLVPGCGLYHPELFLACAKQGADLVILFNRSFNDKLCLLAGARTIEQVAVALCSPQGAGIWTTPEGHQRWGEMLAGPGEHCTAILDTCRTRTKRFQERIDYRTLLQDPQTTANSESTQAHA